Below is a window of Candidatus Bathyarchaeia archaeon DNA.
TCAAGAAACTAGAAAACGAGAAAAAAATCGGCATGGTAGACGCCGTCTACCAACGCGTCGAATCAGAAGTCACAGAACAAGAAAGCCTCCAATCAATCCTCTACAACCTACGATCAAAACTCTCCGAGGTCAAAATACTAGTCGAACAACTAGGAGCAACAAGACTAGTTGTTGACTCTCTTCCAGGATTCGGCTTCCGCGTAACCGACCTGAACACTCTACGAGAAATATTCCTCGAAGTAGGACTCCTACTGAAAGACGTTGGATGCACAACACTGATGACCACTGAAATCGTCGAGGGGTCCGGACTGATCAGTCGCTATGGTATCGAGGAATTCCTCGCTACCGGAGTGATGGTCTTGTCGCTCGTCCGCCAGAGCTCGCCAATTCGGAAGCTGTTCGTCCGGAAGATGCGGGGAACAAGCCACAGCCTGAACGATTACGCCTTCGCTATCGGACCTGATGGCATAGTCATCAAGGGACCGGTCGGTGTTCGAAGCGTCAGCCACGGCCGCAGGCGCCTCCACAGCAATAGCGGGAGAAAGCGCCGAAGCCGGCGGTAGTACGAGCTCCGAAGAAGTCGTGACAGGTAACATCCCAGTATCCCAAGCGGCAGGGGTAGTGGAACAAGGGGTTCAAGTGGAACAATCAGCCCCCGACCAATCAGGATACCAGCAAGGGTACCCGGACCAGTACCGGAACAGACAGGACCAACAGGGGCACCATTCAGGGTAGAAAAAAAGATGGCGAATATTAGAAGCGGTATCGGAGCATTCGACGAGTCGATCGGCGGCCTACCTTCAGGCAGCATAATCACGTTCCTCGGCGAAGCCGATTCTGGAATGACCACCTGCGCCGAGCAGATTCTCTACCAAGGCCTGAGAGAAGGAAGGCCGGCAGTCTATTTCACAACAGGTAGATCATGGGAGGATGTTGTCGCCGAGATGACGGTATTCGGCTGGAACCTTGACAGTTACTTCGAGAAGAGAAAAATGTGGTTCATCGACAGCTTCAGCATGAAGAAAGAAAAGATCTCAGGAGAGGTCTCCTGGGACATTGGCCCAGCTAACCTACTGGCCAAAGAGTTTCCACGGGTCATCACTCCTCTAGGCACCACGACTGTAGTGATTGATAGTCTGAGCGACATCATCCGTTCTGCACCCTTTCCAGCAGTGGAGCAGACATTGAAGATCTTGCAGAATCACGTTAGATCCACCGGTGGGCTCGCGTTGTTGCTAGCGTCTAAGGGGATTCACACCGAACATATTGAGAACACCGTTCAGCACTTGAGCGATGGCGTTGTTGACTTGTCAACGGAACCATTCGGCGGCGAAGATTATGCAAGAAAGATGCGAGTATTGAAAATGCCCGGAGCACTGGGCGACATGAAAGTCTACGCCTACCGGGTGGGTCCAGCAGGAATAGAGATGGCAGCACTGCACAGAGTGAGATAGAAAAATGATAGTGACATTACAATTCGAAGATATCACCGGGCTTCTTGTAAACACAACTTTTCTCTGGTCGCTACTTGCCGCGACGTGGGGAGCAATCGGCTACAGAGTTATCCGACGCAGAAGACACGGGCCGAAAACCGGGCCATCACAAGCGTCCGGAGCGGTCAGCTTCAGCTTGACAAAACCCCGCTTGTCAGAAGAAGAAATCTTCAGGATACTCACAACAACCGAAGTGAACATTCAGATCGTCAGAATCTGTGAGACCCCGAAGAGTGCGAAGGAGGTCGCGAAGGCGCTCGGCGATGTCTACCCGGGACACAAAGAGAAAGGATTCCCTGCAGAGAAACTCGGGGAACATCTAGCCAATCTTGAGAGGCTAGGAGCGGTCAAGTTCAATGGCGAAAAATGGGCCGCTAGCGACGTCGGGGTCAAGATGGTCCGCAAATACTTTGGGTAGCTGTCTCCACGCGGCACGTCTACTGGTTGTTTCTAACGATCCGAACAGAAACTATCAAAAGCCTCTAGCAGACAAGGGAGGATCAAATGGAACCCAGACGACCGTTTGACCCGCTTCATCCTACGCCGATTGAACCGATCCCATCACCCCTGAGGCCCTCGAACCAGTATGTACCGAGAAACGACGACAGCATTCGAACCCTAAAGGAAATCTTGGACCGTCTCACAGCCATCGAAAACCGACTCAAGGCTGTAGAAGAAGCCCTGAAGACGCGAAGATAGGCGCAAAGGGATCGTGCCTTGAGCCGTTCCTACAGATACCCGCCACTCCAATGATAGGAATGGGTTATCGGAAACCGTATTGCAATTGACTTGCTTGGCGACGACCCGACCGCGGTTTTGGAAAAGTCTCCAGCACCAAACATGCCCAGATATCACGGGATTCCCTACGGTTGGAATCTACCCCGCGAGGTATATTTTCACCGAACACTTCTATCCTAGTTTTCGGAAGGCTTTAATCCGCTATAGACTTACGAACTGTTGGCCGGTCGGCCTATGAGAAAATTCGAGATTACGTCCATAATAGTTTCTGTTTTCTTGATTACGCTAGTGCTGCCATTCCTGATTCCTCATGCAAGCTCCTCTGGAGCTTCTGGAGCGGTCAAGTTCGTATCAGATACGAGTTGGCAGGTCTATAACGCCGACCCGGCTTCAGGATCGGCGACATCTCTTGGTTTTGCTCAGCTAGTGTGTTTGACAACCTCTATCCCTTCACCCTGCCCCATTGGAGCAACGATCTATGGACACACCACCGGTGGATGGACTGCAGACCTATCCTCCGTTCAGGGCGCGCATTGGATGTGGGCACCCGACATAAACGGAACGACAACACCAGCAGAATTCAACCAGTTCTTCTTCTCCAAAACCTTTCAATTGAACGGAACCAAAGTGTTTGGATCGATTTCGATTTCAGCTGATGATTTTGCAGAGGTAAGCGTCAACGGGCACGTCGTTGGGAACATAGGAAGCATATCAGATTATTCGGCAGCCGTGCTGGCTCAGAGCTCCTTGACAGCTTTCGATCTATCGCCGTTCCTGAAGACCGGAACTAATATCCTAACAGTTCGCGCAGAAAACGGACCTTTCGGACTCTGCTGCCCGAGCAACTATGCCGGGAACCCTGCAGGAGTGGTTTTCGGCGGGTTCTTCATCGTTTCCTCAATCCACCTAAATCCAGGCAGCGGGCCGATTGGAACACAAGTCCTAGTGCAAGGGTCTGGGATCCCGTCCATTCAGGTTGAGGTGACATTCGACGATGTATTTCTAGGGATTGCAAGTCCCACAAACGGATCCTTCAGTTTCACCTTCAATGTCCCTGAGGCTCAACCTGGACCTCACCTAGTCAAGACGGTTGACCCATTCAGCAAGATCTCGGTTATCGCAAATTTCACCGTCACTCGCATCGACACATTGTCGATCAACGTAGATGTGGGGACGCTCTATTTTCCAGGGGACACCGCCTCAATATACACACTAGCCACCATCAGCGGGGCTCCCCTCAACTTCACAACCCTTCGATTGCAACTTACGCTAACGAGACCCGATGGATCCAATGTCTCCCTCACAGCTACCTATATCGGCAGCGGAATGTTCCGTTCTTCATATAGGATTCCAACGAATGGAGCTGTCGGAACGTATGCTGTCGTTGCAAGAGCTCACGTATCAAATGTGCAAGACGCGTCGGCACTGACGACTTTTGAGGTGAAACCAACTTGGCTGAGTGCTCAAGGACCGGCCTTGACCACCACCGCGGTCGCCCTAACCGGAGCCCTTGCAGTTGGGGTGGTTGTGTGGAAAAGGGGCATCTTCAGAAGCAAGATCGACTGAAGAACAGAACACTGTTCGACAGAGATACGGAGCAACCCACGCCTCAACCGAGGCCAAACTCTCGGTATTTTAGTTCGGATTTTGCAGCCACTATGAAGTCATTTTCACTCAGTCCTTTGACAGAGTGAGTAGACAACGTTAGCTTCACCCGTCTCCATTTGATCAGAATGTCGGGATGATGATCTTGTTCCTCAGCTATCTTTCCTACGGAATAGGCAAAATCCAAACCTCGTAAATAGGACTTGAAGGTGAATTCCTTCTCTATGGAACTCTCAATCATGATCCACCCAGGGAGGTCAAGCAAGTATCTTCCAACTTCATCCTTCGTCATCGGCGGAACCCCTTTTCGTTCATGAGAGGTCTTCTTCGCGAGATCCTCTAAAGTCAACAACCAGACCTTTCAGGGATATCCAATGGAGAGACTAATAATCTTCTACCCATGGCCTTCGATATAAGTCGCTCTCAAGGAAGAATAGCAGGATCACGAAGCGAAACAAACGTTACTTGAATGTGAAACGGCTAGATGCAAGAAACTCTGACTGCGGTATGCATAAGCAAACAAATAGAACGCTGGGGGATCTCATCAGTACCATTCTTCTGTTACACGGATAATTGGAAGCCTTTTGGCAGGGAGAAAACCCGCGAGAGAGTGCAGTATCTCGCATCTCGACGAAACGATGCTGTCAGGGGTGCACTAGAGACGTTCCCCGCGACAGAACACGTGCTCATGATTGACAGTTACTACCTTCGATTCTTGGATCAAGCAAAGCAGCTCATTTCCGATTATACATCTGCTAGTCAGAAAGACCCCTGCATCATGGGAGCTTCCACCTGGGCTCTGAACAAGACAAGAATTCGCCCTTTCGTTCACTTTTGGGATACTTGGACTACGCCAGAAGCAACTATACGACTATACGGTAGAAAAAAATTCGAACAAGCAAGACAAATCATCGGGCTGCGGAAAGTCAAAGCGGTCGGGGCTTGCTACATATATCCAAGAATTGTGTGGGAGAGGGGGGGCTATGGACTTCCATCCGACTGGACCCCCGAATATGGATGTGAACACAACTATCTATGCGATATTTCAAGACGAAACGGAATAACGGCCTGCCTGAACTATAGCGTGAAGCTGTGGAGAGAGCCCACGGTCTACGCTCCTATTAAGCGACTAAGATGCTCAGCTGGGGAGTTGTTGAGGGGAAAAATGTAGCTCAGCAACGTGCTCCGATGGGAAAGAGTAATGGACAAGTGTATCCGAGAATCGTCGCAATGAGGAGCGACTATGTGTTCAATTCAGGATTTCAGGGAAATTGAGCTCGATCAAGACCACCGATTAATGGTTGAACAAGAGCTGGAAGGTTGGCATGACTGGTACTTGCCAGTAGAAGGCACAGTCCTTGACGTCGGGGCTGGTTGCGGAGAAACTGCCTTCTTCTACCTTAATCATGG
It encodes the following:
- a CDS encoding 4a-hydroxytetrahydrobiopterin dehydratase encodes the protein MTKDEVGRYLLDLPGWIMIESSIEKEFTFKSYLRGLDFAYSVGKIAEEQDHHPDILIKWRRVKLTLSTHSVKGLSENDFIVAAKSELKYREFGLG
- a CDS encoding ATPase domain-containing protein translates to METAIERVHTGIPGLDHVLEGGFPKGARVLLAGGAGCGKTICCGQYLYKGATKFSEPGVYVSTEEPPSEFKANMLRFGWDFKKLENEKKIGMVDAVYQRVESEVTEQESLQSILYNLRSKLSEVKILVEQLGATRLVVDSLPGFGFRVTDLNTLREIFLEVGLLLKDVGCTTLMTTEIVEGSGLISRYGIEEFLATGVMVLSLVRQSSPIRKLFVRKMRGTSHSLNDYAFAIGPDGIVIKGPVGVRSVSHGRRRLHSNSGRKRRSRR
- a CDS encoding RAD55 family ATPase, with the translated sequence MANIRSGIGAFDESIGGLPSGSIITFLGEADSGMTTCAEQILYQGLREGRPAVYFTTGRSWEDVVAEMTVFGWNLDSYFEKRKMWFIDSFSMKKEKISGEVSWDIGPANLLAKEFPRVITPLGTTTVVIDSLSDIIRSAPFPAVEQTLKILQNHVRSTGGLALLLASKGIHTEHIENTVQHLSDGVVDLSTEPFGGEDYARKMRVLKMPGALGDMKVYAYRVGPAGIEMAALHRVR